In Pseudomonas sp. Leaf58, one DNA window encodes the following:
- the leuD gene encoding 3-isopropylmalate dehydratase small subunit, producing MKAFTQHSGLVAPLDRANVDTDQIIPKQFLKSIKRTGFGPNLFDEWRYLDVGQPYQDNSKRPLNQEFVLNHPRYQGASVLLARENFGCGSSREHAPWALDEYGFRSVIAPSFADIFFNNSFKNGLLPIILSDEEVDELFKQVEANPGYQLTIDLQAQAVTRPDGKVLHFEIDAFRKHCLLNGLDDIGLTLQDSDAIKAFEGKHRAAQPWLFRDA from the coding sequence ATGAAAGCCTTTACCCAGCACAGTGGCCTTGTCGCGCCGTTGGACCGTGCCAACGTCGACACCGACCAGATCATCCCCAAGCAGTTCCTCAAGTCGATCAAGCGCACCGGCTTTGGCCCCAACCTGTTCGACGAGTGGCGTTACCTGGACGTAGGCCAGCCCTACCAGGACAACAGCAAGCGCCCGTTGAATCAGGAATTCGTGCTCAATCACCCACGCTACCAGGGGGCCAGCGTGTTGCTGGCGCGGGAAAACTTTGGTTGCGGCTCCAGCCGTGAGCACGCCCCTTGGGCGCTGGACGAGTACGGCTTCCGCAGCGTGATCGCGCCGAGCTTTGCCGACATCTTCTTCAACAACAGCTTCAAGAACGGCCTGCTGCCGATTATTCTCAGCGATGAAGAAGTCGACGAGCTGTTCAAGCAGGTCGAGGCCAACCCCGGTTATCAGCTGACCATCGACCTGCAGGCGCAGGCGGTGACCCGCCCGGATGGCAAGGTGCTGCACTTCGAGATCGATGCGTTTCGCAAGCACTGCCTGCTCAATGGCCTGGACGATATCGGCCTGACCCTGCAGGACAGCGACGCAATCAAGGCCTTCGAAGGCAAGCACCGCGCCGCACAGCCTTGGCTGTTCCGTGATGCCTGA
- a CDS encoding class I SAM-dependent methyltransferase, translating to MTSTQHTDVVQRQFGEQASAYLSSAVHAQGSEFALLQAALAGQGNARVLDLGCGAGHVSFHVAPLVAEVVAYDLSQAMLDVVASAAAERGLANIMTERGAAERLPFADASFDYVFSRYSAHHWSDLGLALREVRRVLKPGGVAAFIDVMSPGSPLLDTYLQTVEVLRDTSHVRDYSAAEWQRQVSEAGLHVRSHSRQPLRLEFGSWVERMRTPEPMRVAILHLQQAMGEEVRQYYQIEADGSFSTDVLVLWAER from the coding sequence ATGACCAGCACCCAGCACACCGACGTGGTCCAACGCCAGTTCGGCGAACAGGCCAGCGCCTACCTCAGCAGCGCCGTGCACGCCCAGGGCAGCGAGTTCGCCCTGCTGCAGGCAGCGCTGGCGGGGCAGGGCAATGCTCGCGTGCTAGACCTGGGCTGCGGTGCCGGTCATGTCAGCTTCCATGTCGCCCCGCTGGTCGCTGAAGTGGTCGCTTATGACCTTTCGCAAGCCATGCTCGACGTGGTCGCCAGTGCCGCCGCCGAACGCGGCCTGGCCAATATCATGACCGAGCGTGGTGCCGCCGAGCGCCTGCCGTTCGCCGACGCTTCGTTCGATTATGTCTTCAGCCGCTACTCGGCCCACCATTGGAGCGACCTGGGCCTGGCCCTGCGCGAAGTGCGTCGGGTGCTCAAGCCGGGTGGTGTGGCGGCCTTCATCGACGTGATGTCGCCGGGCAGCCCGTTGCTCGACACCTACCTGCAAACGGTCGAAGTGCTGCGTGACACCAGCCACGTGCGCGACTACTCCGCCGCCGAATGGCAGCGCCAGGTCAGCGAGGCCGGCCTGCATGTGCGCAGCCACAGCCGCCAGCCGCTGCGCCTGGAGTTCGGCAGCTGGGTCGAGCGCATGCGTACCCCCGAGCCGATGCGGGTGGCCATCCTCCATTTGCAGCAAGCCATGGGTGAAGAAGTACGGCAGTATTACCAGATCGAGGCCGATGGCTCGTTCAGCACCGATGTGCTGGTGTTATGGGCCGAGCGTTAA
- a CDS encoding LysR family transcriptional regulator: MDLANLSAFIAIAETGSFSGAGERLHLTQPAISKRIAGLEQQLDVRLFDRLGREVTLTEAGRALLPRAYQILNVLDDTRRALTNLTGEVSGRLTLATSHHIGLHRLPPLLRAFTRQYPAVALDIQFMDSEQAYDEILHGRAEIAVITLAPEPHHLVQAVPVWDDALDFVAAPEHPLANNQAVSLADVARHPAVFPGGNTFTHHIVQRLFESQGLTPNIAMSTNYLETIKMMVSIGLAWSVLPRTMLDEQVAPIALPGIQLSRQLGYILHTERTLSNAARAFMALLDSHAGPA; this comes from the coding sequence ATGGACCTGGCCAACCTCAGCGCCTTTATCGCCATCGCCGAAACCGGCAGCTTCTCTGGCGCGGGGGAGCGCCTGCACTTGACCCAGCCGGCCATCAGCAAACGCATCGCCGGCCTGGAGCAGCAACTGGACGTGCGCCTGTTCGACCGCCTGGGCCGCGAGGTGACCTTGACTGAGGCCGGGCGCGCCTTGTTGCCACGGGCCTACCAGATTCTCAATGTGCTTGATGATACCCGCCGGGCGCTGACCAATTTGACCGGGGAAGTGAGTGGTCGCCTAACCCTGGCCACCAGCCATCACATCGGCCTGCACCGCCTGCCCCCGCTATTGCGGGCATTCACCCGTCAATACCCAGCGGTGGCGCTGGATATTCAGTTCATGGATTCGGAACAGGCCTACGACGAGATTCTGCATGGCCGCGCCGAAATTGCCGTGATCACCCTGGCGCCCGAGCCGCACCACCTGGTCCAGGCGGTGCCGGTGTGGGACGACGCCCTGGACTTCGTGGCCGCCCCCGAGCACCCGCTGGCCAACAACCAGGCGGTCAGCCTGGCCGACGTTGCCCGCCACCCGGCGGTGTTCCCCGGCGGCAACACCTTTACCCACCATATTGTCCAGCGCCTGTTCGAAAGCCAGGGCCTGACGCCGAACATCGCCATGAGCACCAACTACCTGGAAACCATCAAGATGATGGTGTCGATCGGCCTGGCCTGGAGCGTACTGCCGCGCACCATGCTCGACGAACAGGTTGCACCCATCGCCTTGCCCGGCATACAGCTGTCGCGCCAGCTAGGCTACATTTTGCACACGGAGCGTACGCTATCGAACGCGGCCAGGGCATTCATGGCCCTGCTCGACAGCCACGCAGGGCCCGCCTGA
- the leuC gene encoding 3-isopropylmalate dehydratase large subunit, with protein sequence MAGKTLYDKLWEAHEVKRRDDGSSLIYIDRHIIHEVTSPQAFEGLRLANRKPWRIDTNIATPDHNVPTTPERKGGIDAIVDQVSRLQVQTLDENCDEYGIVEFKMNDERQGIVHVISPEQGATLPGMTVVCGDSHTSTHGAFGALAHGIGTSEVEHVLATQCLVAKKMKNMLVRVEGQLPAGVTAKDIVLAVIGKIGTAGGNGHAMEFAGSAIRELSMEGRMTICNMSIEAGARVGLVATDATTIAYVEGRPYAPKGEQWKQAVESWKDLVSDDDAVFDTVVELDAAQIKPQVSWGTSPEMVLAVDQRVPDPAAEADLVKRGSIERALKYMGLTANQAITDIQLDRVFIGSCTNSRIEDLRAAAEIAKGRKVAATVKQAIVVPGSGLVKAQAEREGLDKIFLEAGFEWREPGCSMCLAMNPDRLESGEHCASTSNRNFEGRQGAGGRTHLVSPAMAAAAAVTGHFIDVRELIQGSAA encoded by the coding sequence ATGGCTGGCAAAACGCTCTACGACAAACTCTGGGAAGCCCATGAGGTCAAGCGCCGCGATGACGGCTCGTCCTTGATCTACATCGACCGCCACATCATTCATGAAGTGACGTCGCCCCAGGCCTTCGAAGGCCTGCGCCTGGCCAACCGCAAACCGTGGCGCATCGACACCAATATCGCCACCCCCGACCACAACGTGCCGACCACGCCAGAGCGCAAGGGCGGTATCGACGCCATCGTCGACCAGGTGTCGCGCCTGCAGGTGCAGACCCTCGACGAGAACTGTGACGAATACGGCATCGTCGAATTCAAGATGAACGACGAACGCCAAGGCATCGTCCACGTCATCAGCCCTGAGCAGGGTGCCACCTTGCCGGGCATGACCGTGGTCTGCGGCGACTCGCACACCTCCACCCATGGCGCCTTCGGTGCCTTGGCCCACGGCATCGGCACTTCGGAGGTGGAGCATGTGCTTGCCACCCAGTGCCTGGTCGCCAAAAAGATGAAGAACATGCTGGTGCGCGTGGAAGGCCAATTGCCTGCCGGCGTTACCGCCAAGGACATCGTCCTGGCCGTGATCGGCAAAATCGGCACCGCCGGTGGCAACGGCCACGCCATGGAGTTCGCGGGCAGCGCCATCCGCGAATTGTCGATGGAAGGCCGCATGACCATCTGCAACATGTCCATCGAGGCCGGCGCCCGCGTTGGCCTGGTGGCCACCGACGCCACTACCATTGCATACGTCGAAGGCCGCCCGTACGCGCCGAAGGGCGAGCAGTGGAAGCAAGCGGTCGAATCGTGGAAAGACTTGGTCTCGGATGACGACGCCGTGTTCGACACCGTGGTCGAACTGGACGCTGCGCAGATCAAGCCGCAGGTCAGCTGGGGCACCTCGCCCGAGATGGTGCTGGCCGTCGACCAGCGCGTGCCCGACCCGGCTGCCGAAGCCGACCTGGTCAAGCGTGGTTCGATCGAGCGCGCCTTGAAGTACATGGGCCTCACCGCCAACCAGGCGATCACCGATATCCAACTGGACCGCGTGTTCATTGGCTCGTGCACCAACTCGCGTATCGAAGACCTGCGCGCCGCGGCGGAAATCGCCAAGGGCCGCAAAGTGGCCGCTACCGTCAAGCAGGCCATCGTCGTACCAGGCTCGGGCCTGGTCAAGGCTCAGGCCGAGCGTGAAGGCCTGGACAAGATTTTCCTCGAAGCCGGTTTTGAATGGCGTGAACCCGGCTGCTCGATGTGCCTGGCGATGAACCCGGACCGCCTGGAGAGTGGCGAGCACTGCGCGTCCACCTCCAACCGCAACTTCGAAGGCCGTCAGGGCGCCGGTGGCCGTACCCACCTGGTCAGCCCGGCCATGGCCGCCGCCGCTGCGGTAACCGGCCACTTCATCGATGTCCGCGAGTTGATCCAAGGGAGTGCAGCATGA
- a CDS encoding PAS domain S-box protein, whose translation MPKSAKRFLRLPRISAADPQASEQAWQNAPQLLAALNGARLGAWLWDIESGRVSWSRGTQALFGFDPQRPLPADVDYLDLLPEEDRARTRQVFQAVVNGEPVEQAMRHRIRWPDGSLHWLEINGSLTHDPHGRPQMIGVIREITRQRERETALINSEKRFATLFHLSPNAILLTRRHDGMIFEVNQHFEDMFGWPGSQVIGKTSLELGLWVNPEQRHQLMESTRTNSGPLILEVQFRATSGKVHDGILCTQGIELEGVTFLLSTFIDTTERKRAEQALKDSQERLDLALDSAQLGTWDWHIPSGMLYGSARAAQLHGLPPTPFHESFDAFFEGVPEQERNVMRQAYRSLREGPAGNYQITYRVQLENGISRYIESRARLYRDDQGNPLRMAGTLLDITDQVEREQRLSASEEKFASLFQVSPDPICVTRQDTGQFIEINPAFTQTFGWGTDQVIGRTAEEIGLWAESIERAQRIERVIREQALSNVAVVVNHHNGTPLTCVISSRLITVDDQPCSVTTLRDITQQQRAEAALKSSEEKFAKAFHSSPDAITITERHSGRYLEINDGFCRLTGYSAAEVVGHTVYEIGIWADDKQRGALLAELRERGRVHHREMLGRNKRGDILTVEVSVEPINLNEVDCLLLTARDVSQLKNAQAQIRHLAYHDPLTNLPNRALLMDRLSQQIALLKRHNLRGALLFLDLDHFKHINDSLGHPVGDTVLKIITARLEASVRLEDTVARLGGDEFVVLLSGLEGSRELVEEKVRELADTLRELLAEPMSLDGQRLQVTPSIGVALIPDHGATPADLLKRADIALYRAKDSGRNTTQLFHTTMQKAASERLRMENDLRLALARGELALHFQPQVDARDNRIVGAEVLLRWHHPQLGQQPPAQFIQVLEESGLILEVGSWILDEACDACARMLGDGLIDADDFSLCVNISPRQFRQNDFVGRVLRSLDDYRLPRQMLKLEITEGIVIQNLEDTISKMRELKRYGVSFAMDDFGTGYSSLTYLKRLPVDTLKIDQTFVRDAPIDPNDAEIVRAIVAMARSLELTVIAEGVELTEQLEFLERLGCHLYQGYLHSRPLPLPEFRQMLLEAPADY comes from the coding sequence ATGCCCAAATCAGCAAAGCGTTTTTTGCGCCTGCCGCGTATATCAGCGGCCGACCCCCAGGCGTCGGAACAGGCCTGGCAGAACGCCCCGCAACTGCTGGCCGCGCTCAACGGCGCGCGCCTGGGTGCCTGGCTGTGGGATATCGAAAGCGGCCGGGTCAGCTGGTCACGCGGCACCCAGGCGCTATTTGGCTTCGACCCGCAGCGCCCGCTACCCGCCGACGTCGACTACCTCGACCTGCTGCCCGAGGAGGACCGCGCCCGCACGCGCCAGGTATTCCAGGCCGTGGTCAACGGCGAACCGGTAGAACAGGCCATGCGCCACCGCATTCGTTGGCCGGACGGCAGCCTGCACTGGCTGGAGATCAACGGCAGCCTGACCCACGACCCGCATGGCCGGCCGCAGATGATCGGGGTAATCCGTGAGATCACCCGCCAGCGCGAGCGGGAAACGGCGCTGATCAATTCGGAAAAACGCTTCGCTACCCTGTTTCACCTCAGCCCCAACGCCATTTTGCTGACCCGCCGGCATGACGGCATGATTTTCGAGGTCAACCAGCATTTCGAGGATATGTTCGGCTGGCCCGGCAGCCAGGTGATCGGCAAGACCAGCCTGGAGCTGGGCCTGTGGGTCAACCCCGAACAGCGCCACCAACTGATGGAGTCGACCCGGACCAACAGCGGCCCGCTGATCCTGGAAGTGCAGTTTCGCGCCACCAGCGGCAAGGTGCATGACGGCATCCTCTGCACCCAGGGTATCGAACTGGAGGGCGTGACCTTCCTCCTCAGCACCTTTATCGATACCACTGAACGCAAACGCGCCGAGCAGGCCCTGAAGGACAGCCAGGAACGCCTGGACCTGGCCCTGGACTCGGCACAGCTGGGCACCTGGGACTGGCATATCCCCAGCGGCATGCTCTATGGCTCGGCCCGCGCTGCGCAGCTGCACGGCCTGCCGCCCACCCCCTTTCACGAATCGTTCGACGCCTTTTTCGAAGGGGTACCGGAGCAGGAGCGCAACGTGATGCGCCAGGCCTATCGCAGCTTGCGTGAAGGGCCGGCCGGCAACTACCAGATCACCTATCGGGTGCAGCTGGAAAATGGCATCTCGCGCTACATCGAAAGCCGTGCCCGGCTGTACCGCGACGACCAGGGCAACCCGCTGCGCATGGCCGGCACCTTGCTCGACATCACCGACCAAGTGGAGCGCGAACAGCGCCTGAGCGCCTCTGAGGAGAAGTTCGCCAGCCTGTTCCAAGTCAGCCCCGACCCCATTTGCGTCACCCGCCAAGACACCGGCCAGTTCATCGAGATCAACCCGGCCTTCACTCAGACCTTTGGTTGGGGCACCGACCAGGTGATCGGCCGCACCGCTGAGGAAATCGGCTTGTGGGCCGAGTCGATCGAGCGCGCGCAACGCATCGAACGGGTAATCCGCGAGCAAGCCCTGAGCAATGTCGCGGTGGTGGTCAATCACCACAATGGCACCCCGCTGACCTGCGTGATTTCCAGCCGCCTTATCACCGTCGACGACCAGCCTTGTAGCGTTACCACCCTGCGCGACATCACCCAGCAGCAGCGGGCCGAGGCGGCGCTGAAGTCCAGCGAGGAGAAGTTCGCCAAGGCCTTCCACTCCAGCCCCGACGCCATCACCATCACCGAACGCCACAGCGGCCGCTACCTGGAAATCAACGACGGCTTCTGCCGCCTGACCGGCTACAGCGCTGCCGAAGTGGTGGGCCACACAGTGTACGAAATTGGCATCTGGGCCGACGACAAGCAGCGCGGCGCCCTGCTGGCCGAGTTGCGCGAGCGCGGCCGGGTGCACCACCGCGAGATGCTCGGGCGCAATAAACGGGGCGATATCCTCACTGTGGAGGTGTCGGTGGAGCCGATTAACCTCAACGAGGTGGATTGCCTGCTGCTGACCGCCCGGGATGTCAGCCAGCTGAAAAATGCCCAAGCGCAGATTCGCCATCTGGCCTATCACGACCCGCTGACCAACCTGCCCAACCGCGCCCTGCTGATGGACCGCCTGAGCCAGCAGATCGCCCTGCTCAAGCGCCACAACCTGCGCGGCGCCCTGCTGTTCCTTGACCTTGACCATTTCAAACACATCAACGACTCGCTGGGCCACCCGGTGGGCGATACGGTGCTGAAAATCATCACCGCCCGCCTGGAAGCCAGCGTGCGCCTGGAAGACACCGTGGCGCGCCTGGGTGGCGATGAGTTCGTGGTCTTGCTCAGCGGCCTGGAAGGCAGCCGCGAGCTGGTCGAAGAAAAGGTTCGCGAACTGGCCGACACCCTGCGTGAACTGCTGGCCGAGCCGATGTCGCTGGATGGCCAGCGCCTGCAGGTGACGCCCAGCATCGGCGTGGCGCTGATCCCTGACCACGGTGCCACCCCAGCCGACCTGCTCAAGCGCGCCGACATCGCCCTGTACCGGGCCAAGGATTCCGGGCGCAACACCACCCAGCTGTTCCACACCACCATGCAAAAGGCCGCCAGCGAGCGCCTGCGCATGGAAAACGACCTGCGCCTGGCCCTGGCCCGCGGCGAACTGGCGCTGCACTTTCAGCCACAGGTGGACGCCCGCGACAACCGTATCGTCGGGGCCGAGGTGCTGCTGCGCTGGCACCACCCACAGCTGGGCCAGCAACCGCCCGCGCAATTCATCCAAGTGCTGGAAGAAAGCGGCCTGATCCTGGAGGTTGGCAGCTGGATTCTCGACGAAGCTTGTGACGCCTGCGCCCGCATGCTGGGCGACGGGCTGATCGACGCCGATGATTTCAGCCTGTGCGTGAACATCAGCCCGCGGCAATTCCGCCAGAACGACTTTGTCGGGCGGGTGCTGCGCAGCCTGGATGACTACCGCCTGCCACGGCAGATGCTGAAGCTGGAAATCACCGAAGGCATCGTTATCCAGAACCTCGAAGATACCATCAGCAAAATGCGTGAGTTGAAGCGTTACGGGGTAAGTTTTGCCATGGATGACTTCGGCACCGGTTATTCCTCGCTGACCTATTTGAAGCGTTTGCCGGTAGATACGCTGAAAATCGACCAGACGTTCGTGCGCGACGCACCGATTGACCCCAACGACGCCGAGATCGTCCGCGCCATCGTCGCCATGGCCCGTAGCCTGGAGCTGACGGTGATTGCCGAAGGGGTGGAGCTGACTGAGCAGCTGGAGTTTTTGGAGCGGCTGGGCTGCCACTTGTATCAGGGCTATCTGCACAGCCGGCCATTGCCGCTACCGGAGTTTCGGCAGATGTTGCTGGAAGCCCCCGCCGATTACTGA